The following are encoded together in the Penicillium digitatum chromosome 3, complete sequence genome:
- a CDS encoding heme-containing dehydratase: protein MCSVQLADEPFVYAVFGIQYPAGNPTDSQKALTGEFDGLISGHAAHIDTLLQDGCATPNTGKTYVWLTYWKSVADYQKWWTREDVSQFWADLPLDAGIWREVMTPSPRRSQYASSRVEPSGLGNLGKPISLGEKSGYWGCYRHRKSDHTSDKMVSPVQEKLVPHRPLHSPSAETSGPEIRPGRVHLTQFPDNICFVVEGQDHSAITKEEQKFWLGNLDDLVNNWIKDLIEAGPESGILDGRICYDPEGGRFRDGEPNALGYNKKIQLFYFQDLGQMEKIGRLNKGHVELRKKIFESYGPGGEMMAGKIMLQVETTVLKSGEIDCEYVGCAEGTGFMAFGSYPQHIS, encoded by the coding sequence ATGTGTAGTGTGCAACTGGCCGACGAGCCTTTCGTTTATGCGGTTTTCGGAATCCAATATCCAGCCGGAAATCCGACAGATTCCCAGAAAGCTCTGACAGGGGAGTTCGACGGTCTCATTTCCGGCCACGCGGCACACATTGACACACTCTTGCAAGATGGTTGTGCCACTCCAAACACTGGGAAGACGTACGTTTGGCTTACGTACTGGAAGTCTGTTGCGGACTACCAGAAGTGGTGGACTCGAGAGGATGTGTCTCAATTCTGGGCAGATCTTCCTCTTGACGCGGGCATATGGAGAGAAGTCATGACCCCATCCCCTCGACGAAGTCAATACGCGTCCAGCCGGGTAGAGCCCTCCGGTCTGGGAAATTTGGGCAAACCAATCAGTCTGGGCGAGAAGTCGGGCTACTGGGGATGCTACCGCCATCGAAAGTCTGATCACACTTCGGATAAAATGGTGTCTCCGGTGCAAGAGAAGTTGGTGCCTCATCGACCTTTGCACAGCCCCTCGGCGGAGACATCGGGTCCTGAGATTCGCCCCGGTCGGGTTCACCTGACGCAGTTCCCAGACAACATCTGTTTTGTCGTCGAAGGACAAGACCATTCCGCCATTACgaaagaagaacaaaaattcTGGCTTGGAAACCTTGATGATTTGGTCAATAATTGGATCAAAGATCTCATTGAGGCAGGACCTGAGTCAGGGATTCTTGATGGACGGATATGTTATGATCCCGAGGGTGGCCGGTTCCGCGATGGAGAGCCTAACGCACTGGGGTATAACAAGAAAATCCAATTGTTCTACTTCCAAGATCTAGGCCAAATGGAGAAGATTGGACGACTGAATAAAGGCCATGTTGAGCTGCGAAAGAAGATCTTTGAGTCATATGGCCCCGGGGGGGAGATGATGGCCGGGAAGATTATGCTCCAGGTCGAAACGACTGTTTTGAAATCTGGTGAGATTGATTGTGAATATGTTGGATGTGCTGAAGGAACCGGTTTTATGGCCTTTGGTTCCTATCCGCAGCATATCTCTTAA